In Deltaproteobacteria bacterium, the genomic window CCTCCGTCGCTAGCCATCCTCGCCCGCGCACCGCTCCATCCCCGCCGCTCGCATGCGCCCACTGCCGCCCGCGCTCTCGCTCACCCCCCGAGTGCGTTCACCGCCGCCCGCGCTCCCCCCACCACCTGTCGCGCGTCGCCCCATCGGGCGGCTGCACGACGTCGGCCACCACCCCTGACCAGTGTCACCAGCTTCCGGGCACCGTTGGCCGACGGTCCGCGATCACGCCCCCCTTTTCCCGACGGAGAGTCTCGGCGCGGGTTGCGTTATACTGCCGCCCTTCAAGGAGTGGTCATGCCCGCGCGACCGTCGCGACGCTCGCTCGTTCTCCCCGGCCTCCTGGCCGGCGCCCTGCTCGTGCTCGTTCTTGTTCTCGCGGGCGCCAGCGCTTGGGCCAGCGGCCCGCCCGGGTCCTCGTCGGGCACGAGCCACGAAGACCCCGTCGCCCCGGTCCTCCTCGCGCTCACGGTGGTCCTCGTCGCGGCGAAGCTCGGAGGCGACCTGGCCACGCGCGTCCGGCAGCCCTCGGTGCTCGGGGAGCTCGTGGTCGGGGTGCTGCTCGGCAACCTCTCGCTCGCGGGCCTCGGCCAGCTCGACTACCTGAAGCACGACCAGGCGGTGGACCTGCTCTCGCGGCTGGGCGTGATCATCCTGCTCTTCGAGGTGGGGCTCGAATCGACGGTGAGCCAGATGCTGAAGGTCGGCGGCTCCGCCCTCCTCGTAGCGGTGCTCGGCGTGATCACCCCCTTCGGGCTGGGTTGGGTCGCCTCGGGCTGGCTCCTCCCCGCCTCGAGCGTCTACGTGCACGCCTTCATCGGGGCCGCGCTGACGGCCACCAGCGTGGGGATCACGGCGCGGGTGCTGAAGGACCTCGACCGCGGACAGACCAAGGAAGCGCGGATCATCCTCGGGGCGGCGGTGATCGACGACGTGCTCGGGCTGCTCGTGCTGGCCGTCGTCACGGCGATCATCGCGGCCGCGGACCACGGCGACGCGGTGCGCCTGGGCCAGATCGCCTGGGTGGTGGGCAAGGCGGGGGCCTTCCTCGTCGGTTCGCTCTTCCTCGGCGTGCTCCTCTCCCCGCGACTCTTCTGGGTGGCGTCCAAGCTGCAGGCGCGCGGCGTCCTGCTCGCGCTCGGGCTCTCGTTCTGCTTTCTCCTCTCCTGGCTCGCGGGCGCCATCGGCCTGGCCCCCATCGTCGGAGCCTTCGCCGCGGGGCTGATCCTCGAGGAGACCCACTATCGCGACTTCGTGACCCGCGGCGAGCACGGCCTCGAGGAGCTCGTGCAGCCCATCGCCTCCTTCCTCGTGCCCGTCTTCTTCGTCCTGATGGGCATGCGGACGGATCTGCGCGCCTTCGTGCAGCCGGGGGTCGCGAGCCTCGCCGCGGCCATCACCGCGGTGGCGATCCTCGGCAAGCAGGCCTGCGCCCTGGGCGCGCTCGGCCGCGGGGTGGACCGCCTCTCCGTCGGGGTGGGCATGATCCCGCGAGGGGAAGTGGGACTCATCTTCGCGAACATCGGCGCGGCGCTGACGGTCAAGGGCGAGCGCGTCGTCTCGCCGGGCGTCTACTCGGCGGTGGTGGTGATGGTCATCGTCACCACGATGATCACGCCCCCCGCGCTGAAGTGGAGCCTGAACCGGCGGTCGCGCTCCACGGGCAACCCCGGGCCTTCTTGACCGAGGCTGGCCGGAAGAGGCGCGGTCCCGTCGCACGCTGGCTCACGCGACTCGGTCTTCTCGTGCTCGTCCCCGTGGCGAGCCTCGCCCTCTTCGCGACCGCCTTTCTGGCGGCACCGCCGGCCGACCTCCTGCGCCGGGCCGCGCTGCCGATCCTGCAGAAGGTGCTCGGGCACGAGCGGATCTACCTCGGGCACCTCGCGCTCGAACCCCGCAGCCGCGTCGAGCTGCGCGACCTCTGGCTCGGACCCCCCGAGGGCTACGGGCTGCCGCTCCTGACGGTGGACCGTCTCCTGCTGCGCTACGACCTGAGCGAGCTGCCGAAAGGCCGGCTGCGCGTGCTCGAGCTCCGCGTGGAACGCCCCGTGGCCTACGCCGAGGCGCGAGGCGGAAAGCTCGGCTGGCTCGCTTTTCTGGAGCGACTGCCGAAGGGCGAAAAGGAGCCGGAGCCGGCGAAGCCCCCATCGGATTTCGAGCTCATCCTGGACCAGCTCGTGGTGAGCGGCCTCGGCGCTTACTTCGACGACGGCCAGCAGCGCGCCGTGCTGCACGCGCTGAAGGTCACCGCGAAGGGCCGCTACGCGCCGTCGGGGAGCGCCTTCGACGTGCAGGTCGCGCTCGAGAACCCCGACCCGCGCCGCGCGAACGTGGCCGTCCGTCGAGCAGCCGCGAGCGGAGCGCCCCCGACCGAGGCGAAGCTCGCTAGCCTTCTGCGCCTCGACCTGAAGGTGGAGCGCCTTCAACCTTTGAAGGTGGCGCTCGCGCTGCGCCTCGAGGCGAGGGCCCGCGCGCTGCGCCTGCCGCGCGTCCTGCCTGCCGCGGCTCTCGGCCTCGCCCTCGAGGCCCGCGCGGACGAGCTGGCCGACAGGGCCCAGGTCGACGGCCTGCGGCTACAGCTCGACGGAGCGGAGCTCGTCCGGCTGAAGGCGGCCGTGGAAGGGCTCTTGCGCGGCGATCGCCGGCTGGCGCTCGACCTCGAACGTCTTCAGCTCCCCCTGGACCGCCTGCGCCCCTACCTCCGCGCCTTCGCGCCCGGGATCGACGCCGGGGGCGAGCTGCGGGTGGAGCAGGTGCGCGTGGCCGGCACGCTCGACCGTCCGAACGAGGCCAGACTCGCTCCGCACCCCGGGCGCGTAGAGCTCACGGGGCTCTGGGCCCGGATCGACGGGCCGCAGGGCAAGGCTCCGCGCCTCGAAGCGCGCGGGCTCTCGGGGACCCTGCGCCTC contains:
- a CDS encoding cation:proton antiporter, with amino-acid sequence MPARPSRRSLVLPGLLAGALLVLVLVLAGASAWASGPPGSSSGTSHEDPVAPVLLALTVVLVAAKLGGDLATRVRQPSVLGELVVGVLLGNLSLAGLGQLDYLKHDQAVDLLSRLGVIILLFEVGLESTVSQMLKVGGSALLVAVLGVITPFGLGWVASGWLLPASSVYVHAFIGAALTATSVGITARVLKDLDRGQTKEARIILGAAVIDDVLGLLVLAVVTAIIAAADHGDAVRLGQIAWVVGKAGAFLVGSLFLGVLLSPRLFWVASKLQARGVLLALGLSFCFLLSWLAGAIGLAPIVGAFAAGLILEETHYRDFVTRGEHGLEELVQPIASFLVPVFFVLMGMRTDLRAFVQPGVASLAAAITAVAILGKQACALGALGRGVDRLSVGVGMIPRGEVGLIFANIGAALTVKGERVVSPGVYSAVVVMVIVTTMITPPALKWSLNRRSRSTGNPGPS